TGAGTCGTGTGATCCTGAAATTTGGAACTGTATTCAGTCTGAAGCAAAACGACAGAAAAACGGTCTGGAGCTGATCGCTTCTGAAAATTATACCAGTGCGGCCATCATGGAAGCGGCAGGCTCAATCCTCACGAATAAATATGCCGAAGGACTCCCCGGTCGCCGTTATTATGGCGGCTGCGAATACGTGGACGTCGTCGAAGACCTGGCCCGTGACCGTGCCTGTGAACTCTTTGGAGCAGAATATGCCAACGTGCAACCTCACTCCGGGTCACAAGCGAATATGGCGGTTTACCTCACAGTCATGAAACCGGGCGACACCTTTCTCGCGATGGACCTCGCCCACGGTGGTCACTTAACTCACGGCATGAACCTGAACTTCTCCGGCCAACTCTATAATCCCATTCATTATGGAGTCCGCGAAGATAACCACCAAATCGACTTCGATCAAATTGCCAAGCTCGCCCGTGAACACAAACCGAAAATGATCATCGCCGGCGCCTCTGCGTATCCCCGGGAAATCGATCATCCGAAATTCGCTGAAATCGCTGAGGAAGTCGGTGCTGCATTGATGGTCGATATGGCCCACTACTCAGGACTTGTCGCAGGCGGGGTTCACAATAATCCCGTCGAAGTGGCTGACTTCGTCACGTCGACCACACACAAAACTCTGCGAGGTCCTCGCTCCGGATTCATCTTGACTAAGAAAGCAAATGCCAAAGATGTAAACCGCGTGGTATTCCCTGGTATCCAGGGGGGACCGCTCGAACACGTCATTGCCGGCAAGGCGATCTGCTTCAAAGAAGCAAACACGGAATCCTTTAAAACTTATGCACAACAAGTCATCTCCAATGCACGCACCTTAGCGGGTGTTCTGCTGGAAGGCGGCATTAAGCTTGCTTCTGGTGGAACCGACAACCACCTGATGCTCTGCGATGTCACTGCCATCGGGCTGTCTGGAAAGATTGCAGAAGAGGCCCTCGATAAAGCGGGGATCACCGTCAACAAAAACATGATTCCTTATGACCAACGCAAGCCCCTCGACCCCAGTGGAATTCGCATCGGTACCGCAGCCTTAACCACACGTGGTATGCAGGAAGACGAGATGAAAAAAGTGGGAGCCTGGATTCTCCGTACTCTGGGTGCCCCTGATGACGATGCCAATATCGAATCGGTGAAGGGAGAAATCGAGGAATTCGCCCAGAGCTATCCCGTACCCGGAATTGAGTAACAGGCAGACACCAGCCCCCATGACACAACATAGCGATCTTGACATCACGACTATCGACTGTACCCGCAGCGATGCAACTTCATTGTTCGCCGAATTACGTAATAAACTGAGTCCGAGCGGAAACGTTGTCTCGGAAGCCGGGCGTCAACGTACGATCGAACTCTTCGGAGAACCTCTGACTCCGCAGCAAGTCGTCGAACGTATCTGCAATGACGTCCGTGACACAGGCCGCGATGCACTACTTGACTATTCTGCAAAGCTGGATCAAAAAAAACTCACCCCCGAAACCATGCGTGTCTCGGCGGAAGAACTGAAAGCCGCTCATACAAAAGCGGATCCAGAATATCTTAAAACACTCCGCGCGATTCGTGAAAATATTATCGAATTCCAAAGGGCACTCTTGCCCGACGATGTCAAAATCCTCCGCGAGGCAGGGGAGTCGAAAATCGAATTACGCCAGCGTTATTTACCTTTAAAACGTGTTGGAGTTTGTATTCCCGGCGGTGCTGCCGCTTATCCTTCCACACTGTTAATGACCGCTGTCCCCGCACAAACAGCAGGCGTCAAAGAAATCGTTGTCGTTGTGCCTCCTACTGACTTTGGTGGCTACAACACAGATATTCTCGCCGCCTGTTATGAGTTGGGGATCACAGAAATCTATCGTGTCGGCGGTGCCCAGGCTGTCGCCGCACTCGCCTATGGTGTGGAAGGCATTGAACGCGTTGACAAAATTGTTGGTCCCGGAAACCTGTTCGTTGCGCTCGCTAAACGTCATGTGTTCGGCGAAGTTGACATCGACAGCATCGCCGGCCCTAGTGAAGTCATCGTCCTCGCCGATGAAACTGCGAACCCCGAATTCATCGCCAGCGATTTAATATCGCAAGCAGAACACAGCCCCGGTTCTGGTGTGCTCATCACTTGGCACGAACCATTAATCGAAGCCGTCAGAGCCGCCCTCATCAAACAGCTTAACGAACTTCCTCGTGGCGATCTCGCACGACAAAGCCTGCTTGACTACGGCGCCCTGATTCTCTCTCGCGATGCCGATGAAGCAGCCCGCTTAACCGATTTGCTCGCGACCGAACACTTACACATTTCCACATCAGACCCCGAACAGATGCTGTCAAAAGTCCAAAACGCCGGCGCGATCTTCATGGGCCATTATACCCCCGTCGCCACTGGCGACTATTACGCCGGTCCTTCGCATGTTCTCCCCACTGGTGGCACAGCCCGCTTTGCCAATGGTCTCTGTTCGATTGATTTTCTAAAACGTTCATCGGTCATTTCCTACAATCAGAAAGGATTGGCCCAGGACGCCCCGGGCATCTGCCTGCTCGCCGAAAAGGAAGGCCTCACCGCCCACGCCGCGAGTGTCACCATCCGCCTGAAAAATGAATCCCAGTGACCATTTCGAGAAGCCTCGTACTGAACTTGCTTCTGATTTTCAGTAGATATTTTCGCACTTGACACCCACGCGCCGTTCTCGAAACTCCCTGTTTCTGTCTCGCGCGCGCGAGGCGGCTTTTTCTGGTAACTACACACGACGCATAACTTCGGTTTGTGCATGCGAAAATGACCCATTTTTTCCAACTTTTCACCTGATAAACGATAACCGGTTCCCGCTGTCTCGTATGGAATCACTCCTTTTGAACACGCTTTCTCAAGCCACAAGGGAAACCAAACCGCAATTTCGTACCACACCTGAGACATTAAGGCGCATAAATTTTTCTTGACTGCTGTGTGCCACTTAGCATGATATGACCATCTCAACAACACGGTCCCTCGTTCAATCACAGGAAATTCAAACATAATAACTCTTACCTCTCAAAACAGAATCAAAGCATCAATGACAGGCTGTTAACGACATACTAAGTCTAAGCGCACTTTCAGATATCAAACGAACCGTCACTTGGGAATTCGACAGCGCATGCGCGGAATGAATAATACAACATAGCGCCTGCCAGCCCTAACTGAAAATCTGGAGGTGCACAAAGCGAATCAAAGGGCGGCACCAAACACGATTGAATCGATCCGTTTTTATTGGCTCTCGTCTTAATATAAAAAATCAGTACTACCACGAAAGACACGAAACTCACGAAATTATTTTTGATAAGCTAATAAGATCATCTCCAGGAGAGTGTGGGGCATGGTCTCTATCACTTTGAGTATTATTGCGAACAGAGAATTCTCGTGTCGTTGGTGCCGTTCGTGGTCTGGAGATTGATCACTCTGCACACCATGTGCCCGGTCTAAATACTCGTCCGACAGTAAATATGAAAGACAATCCTCACACCATTTCCACTCACAACAAGTGGGTAAGCCCGAATACAATTCGGGCCGAGCGCAGCGAGCAGGAGGTTGTAGGAAACAAAACCATTATAAAAACAGCAATACTCCATCGGGATCAGTGAGACCATTGATATCAAAACACCAACAGGTTTCGTGAATTTCGTGCTTTTCGTGGTAGTCCAAACCAGGTTATGGCAGTTTCCGATCCTGCTATTCGAAGTCACCGAGTGCTTTGTAGATTCTATTCCAGGCTCTTGTATAACTCACCGGCCAGTTTGCGTAATGCTTCGTCCGCTTTTTTTCCGCCGATATTGGTAAGCGTCACGATGGCGATATCACGTTTTTTGTCTAACCAGGCATGGGCCAGATTCAGTCCATTTGAACCACCGTGATAAATAACAGGGTAGGGAGCCCATTCGACTTCAACTTCTCCCCAGCCCATTGCATACTTTCCAGGGGGTGGTGTCCCCGGTTTGGCGTCTTTTCTCTGAGCCACAGTAAATACTGGTGTATGCAGCTTTGCTACGTTTTCCGGTTTGACGAGACAACAAGGTGGCCGCATTCCATTGGCAGCATTCCATCCCGCCCACTGCGCAAAATCCAGAACGGACATATGCACGGTTCCTGCAGGACCAACCAGTGGTGGACTATCACCATTGGGTCCCGCCAGATACCCTTTTGCTTTTCCATCTTTAATCGAATGTCCCAGAGGGGCATCGATTTTGCCAGGTGTGGACTGACAGCCGAAACCTGCTGTTTCCAAGCCGAAGGGTTCAAAAATACGCTCCGTTACTAACTCCTCCCAGGTTTTACCACTGACGCGTTCCAGCATCGAACCGATAATCGTATAACCCATGTTGGAATAAGCAAACTTTGTCCCCGATTTAGTCACCAAAGGTCGCTTACACCATTCATCTACCATCCAATAACGCAAGTCATCCAGATTCCCCTCCTGATCGAACGATTCCTTGAGTAGGTTCATAAAGTCCTGGTTATCAGCGGGCATGCCACTGGTATGTGAGAGCAATTGCTTGAGAGTCACTTTTCGCACTTGAGGATCCATTTTGTCGGCCAGTTTCGGGAACATCTCTTCGATCGTGGAATTCCAATTGACTTTTCCTTCTTCGACCGTCATGGCTACTAAAAGCGCGGTCATCGCTTTTGTATCAGAGCCTAAATGAAAACGATCATTCACTGTGACGGGAATATCCGAATCTGCTTTGCGCGTTCCGACAGCACCGTAAGAAACAATCTGGCCGCGCACAACAACGGCTGCGGCAATGGCAGGTAAATCATATTCACTGAGGTAAGGTTCAAGCGTGGAATCAAGAGAAATTTGGCTGTTTGCAATCTGTGGATTCAAAAAAACAAAGATCAACAACAAGCAGGCAGGAACATAGCATCTGGTAGTTTTCATCATCGCATCCATCTATCTAAAAACTGTTTTTTTGTGTCTGTAAAACATTTTGTAAGCGTCTCATCTGATATCGGTCTTTACAACTTCTTTTAGAATGAAGATTGACAGCAACGGCCTCCTTTGATTTGCTGTTACTATGATTTTTAGTCCCGACACAATTGGTTAGAACCACGAAGCGAACGAACTTCTCCTTTGTCAGGATAAGCGTGAAACGAACCAGGTACCATGTGTGAAAACATTACTGGATGTAGTATTCCCATGTCAACATGAACCATTGCTAATGCCTCTTACTATTGAGAAGAACCATACGAGAACAACGATACAAGCTGTAGGTTGTTGACTGCTCCAAACTTTTGAGCGAGTAATGCAGAACGCCCCATAACCGAAGTGTAGATCATGTGAGTGACACTCCAGCTATGGGGATCGTCCCGGCATCAATGGATTAAGAACTGCTTATTCTATCAAGTAACTGATTCAAATTTTAATTTGGTTCAGGTAGTCTGTTCGACGTGAATTCCTTCAGCAAATTCTTCCACCATCTTCTCACAAAAAACGGGAAGATCATCTGGATTTCGACTGGTCACCAGACCGCTATCACAGACACATTCCTCATCAACCCACTCCGCACCTGCATTAATCAAATCTGTTTTGAGGCTCGGCCATGAAGTGACCTTACGATTAGCGACCACATCGGCCTCGATGAGAGTCCATGGACCATGACATATAGCAGCTACAGGTTTTCCTTGGACA
The Gimesia aquarii DNA segment above includes these coding regions:
- a CDS encoding serine hydrolase domain-containing protein; protein product: MMKTTRCYVPACLLLIFVFLNPQIANSQISLDSTLEPYLSEYDLPAIAAAVVVRGQIVSYGAVGTRKADSDIPVTVNDRFHLGSDTKAMTALLVAMTVEEGKVNWNSTIEEMFPKLADKMDPQVRKVTLKQLLSHTSGMPADNQDFMNLLKESFDQEGNLDDLRYWMVDEWCKRPLVTKSGTKFAYSNMGYTIIGSMLERVSGKTWEELVTERIFEPFGLETAGFGCQSTPGKIDAPLGHSIKDGKAKGYLAGPNGDSPPLVGPAGTVHMSVLDFAQWAGWNAANGMRPPCCLVKPENVAKLHTPVFTVAQRKDAKPGTPPPGKYAMGWGEVEVEWAPYPVIYHGGSNGLNLAHAWLDKKRDIAIVTLTNIGGKKADEALRKLAGELYKSLE
- the hisD gene encoding histidinol dehydrogenase codes for the protein MTQHSDLDITTIDCTRSDATSLFAELRNKLSPSGNVVSEAGRQRTIELFGEPLTPQQVVERICNDVRDTGRDALLDYSAKLDQKKLTPETMRVSAEELKAAHTKADPEYLKTLRAIRENIIEFQRALLPDDVKILREAGESKIELRQRYLPLKRVGVCIPGGAAAYPSTLLMTAVPAQTAGVKEIVVVVPPTDFGGYNTDILAACYELGITEIYRVGGAQAVAALAYGVEGIERVDKIVGPGNLFVALAKRHVFGEVDIDSIAGPSEVIVLADETANPEFIASDLISQAEHSPGSGVLITWHEPLIEAVRAALIKQLNELPRGDLARQSLLDYGALILSRDADEAARLTDLLATEHLHISTSDPEQMLSKVQNAGAIFMGHYTPVATGDYYAGPSHVLPTGGTARFANGLCSIDFLKRSSVISYNQKGLAQDAPGICLLAEKEGLTAHAASVTIRLKNESQ
- the glyA gene encoding serine hydroxymethyltransferase encodes the protein MSSLESCDPEIWNCIQSEAKRQKNGLELIASENYTSAAIMEAAGSILTNKYAEGLPGRRYYGGCEYVDVVEDLARDRACELFGAEYANVQPHSGSQANMAVYLTVMKPGDTFLAMDLAHGGHLTHGMNLNFSGQLYNPIHYGVREDNHQIDFDQIAKLAREHKPKMIIAGASAYPREIDHPKFAEIAEEVGAALMVDMAHYSGLVAGGVHNNPVEVADFVTSTTHKTLRGPRSGFILTKKANAKDVNRVVFPGIQGGPLEHVIAGKAICFKEANTESFKTYAQQVISNARTLAGVLLEGGIKLASGGTDNHLMLCDVTAIGLSGKIAEEALDKAGITVNKNMIPYDQRKPLDPSGIRIGTAALTTRGMQEDEMKKVGAWILRTLGAPDDDANIESVKGEIEEFAQSYPVPGIE